In Vanrija pseudolonga chromosome 4, complete sequence, a single window of DNA contains:
- the iolG gene encoding Inositol 2-dehydrogenase, whose amino-acid sequence MPSPVLRVAVVGIGEVALNTHLPNLALCSHWFKVVALVDVSEGALAHAGAKFGIERLYTSLAALLDEADDVDLVMVMSANEYHVQHTTAALRAGKHVFVEKPMALSLAGADEIARVQRETGKVVFVGYMRRYAAAYLRVKALVEATGRENINYVRVRDLIGKNEYFVGQSGAFPLKFTDAPAAAVAERAALSDTMVRQAIGDKRAANALDRESWALLTSLSSHDISAMRELIGMPERVVGASRSPDSQFIWVMFQYPGFVAYYEVGIDNVKLFDAHIEVYTTSQRIKVTYDTPYVKGLPITATVLSTKDNGDFSEETLRPTYEDAFTLEYRELYAAIVDGAPVKTGPADSRDDLVIFKMVMDALV is encoded by the exons ATGCCCTCGCCCGTGCTCCGCGTCGCT gtcgtcggcatcggcgaaGTCGCGCTCAACACGCAT CTGCCCAACCTCGCGCTCTGCTCGCACTGGTtcaaggtcgtcgcgctcgtcgacgtgagcgagggcgcgctcgcgcacgccggggCCAAGTTTGGCATTGAGCGGCTGTACACttccctcgcggcgctgctagatgaggcggacgacgtcgacctcgtcatgGTCATGAGCGCGAA CGAGTACCATGTCCAGCATACCACTGCGGCTCTACGCGCCGGCAAGCACGTGTTCGTCGAGAAGCCCATGGCGCTGAGCCTCGCGGGCGCGGACGAGATTgcgcgcgtgcagcgcgagACGGGTAAGGTGGTCTTCGTGGGGTACATGCGCCGGTATGCCGCGGCGTACCTGCgcgtcaaggcgctcgtcgaggcgacgGGGCGGGAGAACATCAACTATG tccGCGTGCGCGATCTCATCGGCAAG AACGAGTACTTTGTGGGCCAGAGCGGCGCCTTCCCGCTCAAGTTTacag acgcgccagccgccgcggtgGCCGAACGCGCCGCCCTCTCCGACACAATGGTGCGGCAGGCGATCGGCGACAAGCGCGCAgccaacgcgctcgaccgcgagTCGTGGGCCCTGCTCACCAGCCTGAGCTCGCACGATATctcggcgatgcgcgagCTGATCGGCATGCCAGAGAGAGTGGTGGGCGCGAGTCGGAGCCCGGATAGCCAGTTCATCTGGGTCATGTTCCAGTA CCCAGGCTTTGTGGCGTACTACGAG gtcGGCATCGACAACGTCAAGCTCTTCGACGCCCACATCGAGGTGTACACGACCTCGCAGCGCATCAAGGTGACGTATGATAC GCCGTACGTCAAGGGCCTTCCCATCACCGCCACCGTGCTCTCGACGAAAGACAACGGCGACTTCTCCGAGGAGACCCTCCGCCCGACGTACGAGGACGCGTTTACCCTCGAGTACCGCGAGCTGTATGCTGCGATCgtggacggcgcgccggtgAAGACTGGCCCTGCGGACT cgcgCGACGACTTGGTCATCTTCAAGATGGTCATGGATGCGTTGGTGTAG
- the Sf3b6 gene encoding Splicing factor 3B subunit 6 yields the protein MSQAPKDPLTARTLFNFNITGADLYDLFGKYGPIRQVRMGNSTELKTKGTAYVVYESPDDAKEAINHLNGFHLMERYIVVLYHQPSKQQSSAVAKAEIRAREHELAAEKRRLGMD from the exons atGTCCCAAGCACCCAAGGACCCCTTGACGGCAAGGACGTTGTT CAACTTCAACATCACGGGCGCAGACCTGTACGACCTGTTTGGAAAGTACGGCCCAATCCGGCAGGTCCGAATGGGTAACTCGACCGAGCTCAAGACCAAGGGCACGGCGTATGTGGTGTACGAGAGCCCAGACGACGCAAAGGAGGCGATCAACCACTTGAATGGTTTCCACTTGATGGAGCGGTACATTGTTG TCCTCTACCACCAGCCATCCAAGCAGCAGTCttcggccgtcgccaaggccgagatccGCGCACGAGAacacgagctggcggcggagaaGAGGCGGCTGGGTATGGACTAG
- the zuo1 gene encoding Zuotin — protein sequence MASIVTLPLTLSAAPAGYKKAAATGKPSAPIARQVYPAGPSYISYARRELLQISFAEDDEATSSARAAQAAAAAASANGQEYPGLGEEEEHKDLLASDPKEWKKQDHYGILGLGHLRYKATDDHIRVAHRRKVLRHHPDKKADHDDGFFKCIQKAHETLTDNDRRRQFDSVDWNIEDEVPNPAKVPADQYTQVWGPIFAREGRFSNIQPVAEFGGPDAPKKEVEGFYDFWYNFDSWRSFEWHDKEANEGADSRDEKRHTEKKNKSERQRLKKEDNTRLRTLVDNVLANDPRIKRIKDEEKAARLAKKKGGATPAPKKLTPAEIKKAAEQKRKEEEEAKKAEAAANQASKADREAAKKAKEAARKNLKKWKKSIATVISGSNYFQAAGTAPSAAVIEKQLAELDAIVDLAEPEDIKTLKEKIEAAGNGEPAKKVLQAQVAALGDKGAGKFTEFA from the exons ATGGCGTCCATCGTCACCCTCCCGCTCACCCTctcggccgcccccgccggctacaagaaggccgccgccaccggcaaGCCCTCGGCCCCCATCGCCCGCCAGGTGTACCCCGCCGGCCCCTCGTACATCTCGtacgcccgccgcgagctcctccagATCTCGttcgccgaggacgacgaggccacctcgtcggcccgcgccgcccaggccgccgctgccgctgcttcGGCCAACGGCCAGGAGTACCCCGGCctcggtgaggaggaggagcacaaggacctcctcgcctccgACCCCAAGGAGTGGAAGAAGCAGGACCACTACggcatcctcggcctcggccacctccgTTACAAggccaccgacgaccacATCCGTGTTGCCC ACCGCCGCAAGGTCCTCCGTCACCACCCggacaagaaggccgaccacgacgacggcttcTTCAAGTGCATCCAAAAGGCCCACGAGACCCTTACCGACAacgaccgccgtcgccagtTCGACTCGGTCGACTGGAACATTGAGGACGAGGTCCCCAACCCCGCCAAGGTCCCCGCCGACCAGTACACCCAGGTCTGGGGTCCCATCTTTGCCCGCGAGGGTCGTTTCTCCAACATCCAGCCCGTTGCCGAGTTTGGCGGTCCCGACGCTCCCaagaaggaggtcgagggcttCTACGACTTCTGGTACAACTTTGACTCGTGGCGTTCGTTCGAGTGGCACGACAAGGAGGCCAACGAGGGTGCCGACTCGCGTGACGAGAAGCGCCACACTGAGAAGAAGAACAAGTCggagcgccagcgcctgAAGAAGGAGGACAACACGCGTCTCCGTACCCTTGTCGACAACGTCCTCGCCAACGACCCCCGTATCAAGCgcatcaaggacgaggagaaggccgcccgtctcgccaagaagaagggcggtgccacccccgcccccaagaagctcacccccgccgagatcaagaaggccgccgagcagaagcgcaaggaggaggaggaggccaagaaggccgaggctgccgccaACCAGGCCTCCAAGGCCGACCGCGAGgctgccaagaaggccaaggaggccgcccGCAAGAACCTCAAGAAGTGGAAGAAGTCGATCGCCACCGTCATCTCGGGCTCCAACTACTTCCAGGCTGCCGGCAccgccccctcggccgctgTTATTGagaagcagctcgccgagctcgacgccattgtcgacctcgccgagcccgaggacaTCAAGACCCTCAAGGAGAAGATTGAGGCTGCCGGCAACGGCGAGCCCGCCAAGAAGGTCCTCCAGGCCCAggtcgctgccctcggcgacaaggGTGCCGGCAAGTTCACCGAGTTTGCCTAA
- the YML020W gene encoding putative protein — MSHRQHRQHRAQSNASATSTAPTTSSSLSRPPPALRGPASRLTPRASHPHVSLVFARGDAAVPAGPPSLRRIANGASPSEEALSRQLDRDGAGERLGLRSRRSSTATLASVRTEYNASVVALGVTSPAVLEEEEPVAGPSRLGASSTIPSRSPSPAPSLPGLPIDQFHSLLPRPSLGGTASGTSTPQRRLNPKSSSTWRRWNPPTPSFPKSKSRDTSRDRRGSVASQQRPDNTVAPRPLPDSTPVVAPNADQPETAPASAVEDIAAVPIAQRAIIPPAATASVKPEDIPPPASMDEAEPQAQVDPVVDTSALKAAPPPVPAPDAPAARRAPAPKVIEAAPLTAEPEAVAVEEVAAPAPVPLASSPPSLNGSAHAPLTKVKTNASEDTNGSGKRRKLSSNVVQEPTRPPSVAAVADVPPEPTASAVPAAPSEASNASHTSNDGVLVTRDEPAVPTVNAVAVATQSAQTGWGSYLVSFVYSGSSQPAQTTDKAPSIKAPSTREPSTTSTHHVVEPTDPVTDQKPVHSVELAQPVPSVEKTQPTQPSAQLIEPPTPRPTPQPTTLIDADTAEPSASAITTSPPQQPKLATSSSSTGWLQYLAFRASQKKITGSTLGSERDGRRSGETVREEVMDLDGDPNFPPAEVVPPPAATQPAPALLPPITTVKDPKVDTKTANGSAAVASANSTQRLTHKRSQNLAPQTQARRQSNASSSASIPPMPPSPRTTASGAAQQPVKTSTSLPPPPKPPSRQPSLVIPSFTSTFDRPPRSFLPRQRNTAAGVAASTWRAFGAVSSYVVGDKTESPEETRGKKEGRDVGSDLPRRIGLLGTGNPDDGWKNVKRIAVIGVHGWFPARMLNTVIGEPTGTSVKFATMMGEAVKQFFQEHNVDEHDIRLTLIPLEGEGTIEHRVDKLYKAYLSNPAWINDVRRADAVLFAAHSQGCIVTTHLISRMIAQGHIRTPLNKDAIARCEWAFGPIAIVPDEASRKGRRLAERLSGAEGGRQKVAMLAMCGVHLGPLYSISTSNVIQPYLQWFENAAARELFEFQDSNSAVSQAYQRALSMILENEVKILLLSSINDQVVPIYGASFSTANHPNLLRALFVDGASYSASDFMTNLICFAFMLRNAGIDDQRLVEHLSEATAGSLTGVGHSSPYEELACYRLAVDYLFYAGPAAHPLPPLEVETFAARDARNDFELPWIMRAIVDSPEVKDLFPEELKDLRESILAWKPQTKILREIKKRLEPMAGRQRLRPLATSNSSTSLSSMADTTPKPASKAPQSRLRTSE, encoded by the exons ATGTCCCATCGGCAGCACCGGCAGCATCGCGCACAGTCGAATGCGTCGGCAACATCTACCGCGCCCACCACATCCTCGTCCCTCAGCCGCCCGCCACCCGCCCTCCGAGGGCCAGCATCGCGcctcacgccgcgcgcgtcccACCCGCACGTCTCGCTCGTGtttgcgcgcggcgacgccgctgtcCCAGCCGGCCCGCCAAGCCTCCGCCGCATAGCCAACGGCGCCAGCCCGTCCGAGGAGGCCCTCtcgcgccagctcgaccgcgacggcgccggcgagagACTCGGCCTGCGCTCACGCCGATCGTCCACCGCGACCCTGGCGTCCGTGAGGACAGAGTACAACGCCAGCGTTGTCGCGCTTGGAGTCACCAGCCCCGCGGTTTTGGAAGAGGAAGAGCCGGTCGCCGGCCCCTCCCGCCTCGGAGCAAGCTCCACCATCCCGTCGCGATCCCCATCGCCGGCGCCTTCGTTACCTGGACTCCCTATTGACCAGTTCCACTCGCTCCTTCCCCGCCCGTCACTCGGCGGCACAGCGTCCGGTACGTCGACGCCTCAGCGCCGGCTCAACCCCaagagctcgagcacgtggAGACGCTGGAACCCACCGACACCGTCCTTCCcaaagtcaaagtcgagAGACACGAGCCGAGATCGTAGAGGATCAGTCGCGTCGCAGCAGCGGCCAGATAACACTGTTGCGCCGCGACCGCTACCAGATAGCACGCCCGTGGTTGCGCCGAACGCCGATCAACCTGAAACCGCACCAGCCTCCGCGGTCGAAGACATCGCCGCGGTTCCCATTGCTCAACGTGCAATTatcccacccgccgccactgcaTCTGTTAAACCTGAAGATATCCCACCCCCAGCATCAATGGACGAGGCTGAACCGCAAGCCCAAGTCGACCCTGTGGTCGATACGTCGGCACTAAAGGCTGCACCTCCACCTGTCCCTGCCCCGGACGCGCCAGCCGCTAGACGGG caccagcgcccaAGGTTATCGAGGCTGCGCCGCTCACCGCTGAGCCAGAGGCAGTGGCAGTAGAGGAAgtcgccgcgccagcgccagtcCCACTcgcgtcctcgccaccgtctCTGAACGGTTCCGCCCACGCCCCGTTGACAAAGGTCAAAACCAACGCCAGCGAGGACACGAATGGGAGTGGCAAACGGCGAAAGCTCTCATCAAACGTGGTCCAAGAGCCAACACGGCCACCCTCTGTCGCCGCTGTTGCTGACGTACCGCCCGAACCCACGGCTTCGGCAGTCCCTGCCGCACCCTCAGAAGCTTCGAATGCCTCGCACACATCGAACGACGGAGTTCTTGTCACACGCGACGAACCCGCCGTGCCCACAGTCAatgccgtcgccgttgcaACACAGTCCGCTCAAACCGGCTGGGGCTCATACCTCGTATCTTTTGTCTACTCTGGTTCgtcccagccagcccagacGACAGACAAAGCTCCAAGTATCAAGGCCCCAAGCACCAGGGAACCAAGCACAACATCCACACACCACGTTGTTGAGCCCACAGACCCGGTGACTGACCAGAAGCCCGTCCATTCTGTGGAGCTCGCCCAGCCGGTGCCCTCGGTCGAGAAGACGCAGCCGACACAGCCTTCCGCCCAGCTCATTgagccgccgacgccgaggcccacACCGCAGCCCACTACCTTGATCGATGCCGACACAGCAGAGCCTTCGGCTTCAGCCATCACCACATcaccgccgcagcagcccaAGCTGGCgacatcgtcctcgtcgaccggctGGCTCCAGTACCTCGCATTCCGCGCCAGCCAGAAGAAGATTACAGGATCGACCTTGGGCTCGGAAAGAGACGGTAGGCGCAGCGGAGAGACTGTCCGCGAAGAGGTCATGGACTTGGATGGCGACCCCAACTTTCCTCCGGCCGAGGTTGTgccaccaccagccgcgACACAGCCAGCCCCAGCGCTCCTACCTCCTATCACCACTGTGAAGGATCCCAAGGTGGACACCAAGACGGCCAACGGCAGCGCCGCTGTTGCATCTGCAAACTCGACTCAGCGCCTCACACACAAGCGATCGCAGAACCTTGCGCCCCAGACACAGGCCAGACGCCAGTCCAATgcatcgtcctcggcgagcattCCCCCGATGCCCCCGTCCCCACGGACGACGGCTAGTGGGGCTGCTCAGCAGCCTGTCaagacgagcacgtcgttgcctcctccgccaaagcctccttctcggcagCCGAGCCTCGTCATTCCAAGCTTTACGTCGACGTTTGACCGCCCACCACGATCGTTCCTCCCTCGCCAGCGCAACACTGCGGCTGGCGTCGCTGCCTCCACCTGGCGCGCGTTTGGCGCCGTCAGCAGCTATGTTGTTGGCGACAAGACCGAATCTCCTGAGGAGACGCGCGGGAAGAAggagggccgcgacgtcggcagcgacctcCCTCGCCGAATCGGACTCTTGGGCACGGGTAACCCAGACGACGGGTGGAAGAATGTCAAGCGTATCGCGGTCATTGGTGTCCACGGCTGGTTCCCGGCGAGGATGCTCAACAC TGTTATTGGCGAGCCCACCGGCACGTCGGTCAAGTTTGCGACCATGATGGGCGAAGCCGTCAAGCAGTTCTTCCAGGAACACAATGTCGATGAGCATGACATTCGCCTCACCCTCATCCCTCTCGAAGGTGAAGGCACAATCGAGCACCGTGTCGACAAACTCTACAAGGCGTACTTGTCCAACCCCGCGTGGATCAACGACGTTCGCCGAGCCGACGCAGTCTTGTTTGCAGCCCACTCGCAGGGCTGTATTGTGACGACGCATCTCATCTCACGCATGATCGCCCAGGGCCACATTCGCACGCCTCTGAACAAGGACGCAATCGCCAGATGCGAGTGGGCCTTTGGACCTATCGCCATTGTGCCTGACGAAGCCTCACGCAAgggccgccggctcgccgagcggctATCGGGTGCCGAGGGAGGACGGCAAAAGGTCGCCATGCTCGCCATGTGTGGCGTGCACCTCGGACCGCTCTACTCGATCAGCACGTCCAACGTCATCCAACCCTACCTCCAGTGGTTTGAGAATGCTGCGGCTCGAGAGCTGTTCGAGTTCCAGGACTCGAACTCGGCCGTTAGCCAGGCCTACCAACGCGCTCTGTCCATGATCCTGGAGAACGAAGTCAAGATCCTCCTCCTGTCCTCCATCAATGACCAGGTAGTACCGATCTACGGCGCGTCCTTCTCCACAGCCAACCACCCGAACCTGCTACGCGCGCTctttgtcgacggcgcctCGTACTCGGCTTCCGACTTTATGACCAACCTCATCTGCTTTGCGTTCATGCTTCGCAACGCGGGCATTGACGACCAGAGATTGGTCGAACACCTGTCTGAAGCCACGGCTGGGTCGCTCACCGGTGTCGGCCACTCGAGCCCGTACGAGGAACTCGCCTGCTACCGCCTAGCTGTCGATTACCTCTTCTACGCCGGGCCCGCAGCGCACCCACTTCCcccgctcgaggtcgagacgtTTGCAGCCCGTGACGCGCGCAATGACTTTGAGCTCCCGTGGATTATGCGTGCGATTGTGGACAGCCCCGAGGTCAAGGATCTCTTCCCGGAGGAGCTCAAAGACCTCCGAGAGAGCATCCTGGCGTGGAAGCCCCAGACCAAGATCCTGCGGGAGATCAAGAAGCGCCTCGAGCCGATggcgggcaggcagcgtTTGCGCCCCCTCGCCACCTCCAACTCGTCAACCTCGCTGTCCAGCATGGCAGACACTACACCCAAGCCCGCAAGCAAAGCCCCACAGAGCCGCTT AAGAACAAGCGAGTAG
- the SPAC2F3.05c_0 gene encoding putative oxidoreductasec, whose protein sequence is MSTSNMDKALGSAARLSLTSTRRLPSGHAIPLLGFGVYQARGDECRAGVQEALKAGYRHIDSAQAYKNEHHVGAALAASGVPRAQVFLTTKFMPGHSVPTEDEVYAQLLRSGPRLNRGLDGAGGTSGAGADGYVDLMLIHAPRPNEPARAVHWAALARAQAEGWVRDIGVSNFGVAHLRALPAPTPAINQIELHPWCQQRDIVAYCEQHDIAVQAYCPIVRADPKRLEDPVLVGISKKHGKGATHVLLRWSLQKGYIPLPKSVTPSRIRSNTELYDFELDAEDMAKLDALDEGAAGACSWNPVNTP, encoded by the exons ATGTCAACTAGCAATATGGATAAag ctctaggcagcgccgcgcgcctctcGCTCACCAgcacgcgccgcctgccATCAGGCCACGCGATCCCGCTGCTCGGCTTTGGCGTGTACCAGGCGCGCGGGGACGAGTGCCGCGCCGGTGTGCAGGAGGCACTCAAGGCAGGCTACCGGCACA TCGACTCGGCGCAGGCGTACAAGAACGAGCACCACGTCGGCGCTGCCCTCGCGGCGTCCGGCGTGCCCCGCGCCCAAGTCTTCCTCACGACAAAGTTCATGCCGGGGCATTCCGTGCCGACCGAGGACGAAGTCTACGCGCAGCTCCTCCGCTCCGGCCCGCGCCTCAACcgcgggctcgacggcgcaggcggcaccTCGGGCGCCGGGGCAGACGGCTACGTCGACCTGATGCTCatccacgcgccgcggccaaacgagccggcgcgcgcggtccactgggctgcgctggcgcgcgcccAGGCCGAGGGGTGGGTGCGCGATATCGGCGTGTCAAACTTTggcgtcgcgcacctccGCGCCCTGCCGgccccgacgccggcgatCAACCAGATCGAGCTCCACCCGTGGTGCCAGCAGCGCGACATTGTCGCGTATTGTGAGCAGCACGACATCGCGGTGCAGGCGTACTGCCCCatcgtgcgcgccgaccccAAGCGGCTCGAGGACCCGGTGCTGGTCGGCATCTCGAAGAAGCACGGCAAAGGCGCAACgcacgtcctcctccgctGGAGCTTGCAGAAGGG ATACATCCCCCTGCCGAAGAGCGTGACCCCGTCGCGGATCAGGTCCAACACCGAGCTGTACGACtttgagctcgacgccgaggacatggccaagctcgacgcgctggacgagggcgcggcgggggcgtgcTCCTGGAACCCGGTCAACACGCCGTGA
- the MRGBP gene encoding MRG/MORF4L-binding protein, with the protein MTVEAMLSPRQEATPLVSDLELESAILKGVASHRPVGQHKHILVIALQAQVHEQTGIWVPIDTLWGHLGGLYDLDALDSMSSSAPSLPDSPVALSPLQRPKRRRPRRGSASSGSSLSSPSPSPPPGPSRSARVIDSGHFARSFELPLGRAPDAGGSGSSSTRERRKSTPGPGPGAVRRDTDSAATSDDDEPDDWSALVYPRAIGGDEDEAAWEAGVAAQMERTEKKAGGSRRASGQGQDSGDEKRRRKGKKGKRGRGDSESEDERPAGRQRR; encoded by the exons ATGACGGTAGAGGCCATGCTCTCGCCCAGGCAAGAGGCGACGCCGCTAGTGTCCGATTTGGAGCT CGAGTCGGCCATACTCAAGGGCGTGGCGTCCCACCGGCCTG TCGGCCAACACAAGcacatcctcgtcatcgccctCCAGGCGCAGGTGCACGAGCAGACGGGCATATGGGTCCCGATCGACACGCTGTGGGGACATCTTGGCGGGCTGTATgatctcgacgcgctggacaGTATg TCATCCTCCGCCCCCTCGCTCCCCGACTCCCCCGTCGCCCTCTCCCCCCTCCAGCGCCcaaagcgacgacgaccacggcgcggGTCCGCTTCGTCCGGCTCGTCGCTCAGCTCACCatcgccgtccccgccgccaggcCCGAgccggagcgcgcgcgtgatTGACAGCGGGCACTTTGCGCGCAGCTTTGAGCTGCCGCTAGGCCGGGCGCCGGATGCCGGAGGGTCTGGCAGTAGTAGCACTCGCGAGCGGCGCAAGTCGACGCCTGGGCCTGGGCCGGGCGCAGTGCGCCGCGATACCGActcggcagcgacgtcggacgatgacgagcccgacgactGGAGCGCCCTGGTGTATCCCCGTGCGattggcggcgacgaggacgaggcggcgtgggaggccggcgtggcggcgcagaTGGAGCGCACGGAGAAGAAGGCTGGCGGGAGTAGGCGTGCCTCTGGGCAGGGGCAGGATAGCGGGGACGAGAAGCGCAGGCggaagggcaagaagggcaagcgTGGGCGCGGGgacagcgagagcgaggatgAG CGACCTGCcggacggcagcggcgatag
- the UGD5 gene encoding UDP-glucose 6-dehydrogenase 5, with translation MAPIQVKKICCIGAGYVGGPTCAVIAAKCPHIQVTIVDLNKQRVDAWNSDNLPIYEPGLDEVVKGARGKNLFFSTDVDKGIAEADLIFVSVNTPTKKSGIGAGFAADLNYLQLATRRIAEVSTTSKIVVEKSTVPCKTAESMRTILEANSKPGCTFDILSNPEFLAEGTAIADLFAPDRVLIGSLQTQSGLDACAALSEVYANWVPRERILTVGLWSSELSKLAANAMLAQRISSINALSAICEATGANIDEVAFAVGKDSRVGPKFLKASVGFGGSCFQKDILNLVYLSESLHLPEVAKYWKAVVEMNEHQKSRFARKVVDTLFNTITGKKIAILGWAFKKDTGDTRESPSISIANHFLNEKARLSLYDPQVTEEQIWLDLTDYGAIPAEPIKPHVSIQQSAEEACKGAEAIVVCTEWDEFKTLDWEKIYANCPRPAFVFDGRLMLDRKKLQKIGFRVVTIGTADGY, from the exons ATGGCCCCCATCCAGGTCAAGAAGATTTGCTGCA TTGGCGCCGGTTACGTCGGTGGCCCCACCTGTGCTGTTATTGCCGCCAAGTGCCCCCACATCCAGGTCACCATTGTCGACCTGAACAAGCAGCGTGTCGACGCCTGGAACTCTGACAACCTCCCCATCTACGAGcctggcctcgacgaggttgtcAAGGGCGCCCGTGGCAAGAACCTCTTCTTCTCGACCGATGTCGACAAGGGcatcgccgaggctga CCTTATCTTCGTCTCGGTCAACACCCCCACCAAGAAGTCGGGTATCGGAGCCGGCTTTGCCGCCGACCTCAACTACCTCCAGCTTGCCACCCGCCGCATTGCCGAGGTCTCGACCACCTCCAAGATTGTCGTCGAGAAGTCGACCGTCCCCTGCAAGACTGCCGA GTCCATGCGCACCATCCTCGAGGCCAACTCGAAGCCCGGCTGCACCTTTGACATCCTCTCCAACCCCGAGTTCCTTGCCGAGGGCACCGCCATTGCCGACCTCTTCGCCCCCGACCGTGTCCTTATCGGTTCGCTCCAGACCCAGTCGGGTCTCGACGCTTGCGCCGCCCTCTCCGAGGTCTACGCCAACTGGGTCCCCCGTGAGCGTATCCTCACTGTCGGCCTCTGGTCGTCGGAGCTctccaagctcgccgccaacgccatgCTTGCTCAGCGTATCTCGTCGATCAACGCCCTCTCGGCCATCTGCGAGGCTACTGGCGCCAACATTGACGAGGTTGCCTTTGCCGTCGGCAAGGACTCGCGTGTCGGCCCCAAGTTCCTCAAGGCTTCGGTCGGCTTTGGTGGCTCGTGCTTCCAGAAGGACATTCTCAACCTTGTCTACCTTTCCGAGTCGCTCCACCTCCCCGAGGTTGCCAAGTACTGGAAGGCCGTTGTTGAGATGAACGAGCACCAGAAGAGCCGCTTCGCCCGCAAGGTTGTTGACACCCTGTTCAACACCATCACCGGCAAGAAGATTGCCATCCTCGGCTGGGCCTTCAAGAAGGACACTGGTGACACTCGCGAGTCGCCTTCCATCTCGATTGCCAACCACTTCCTCAACGAGAAGGCTCGCCTCTCGCTCTACGACCCCCAGGTTACCGAGGAGCAGATCTGGCTCGACCTTACCGACTACGGAGCCATccccgccgagcccatcAAGCCCCACGTCTCGATCCAGCAgtctgccgaggaggcctgcaagggcgccgaggccattgTTGTCTGCACCGAGTGGGACGAGTTCAAGACGCTCGACTGGGAGAAGATTTACGCCAactgcccccgccccgccttTGTCTTTGACGGCCGCCTCATGCTCGACCGCAAGAAGCTCCAGAAGATTGGCTTCCGCGTCGTCACCATTGGCACTGCCGATGGTTACTAA
- the sym1_1 gene encoding Protein sym1 — translation MPVPAAASRLTAVYNRHFDTHPLLTLTATNGLLSSISDLVAQGLGMALAEKDDRPAYDPARTARFAVFGLGMGPVVGQWLRFLEFSVPMRAGHAVQVTVKRVLLDQFVFAPVGLTLFVGSMGIMEGKSRAHIKQKFDDVYWTALKANWKVWPAIQAANLGIVPLRYRLPFQQTCGILWNTYLSLLNAKQTQGKDVAHVPAVAGS, via the exons ATGCCAG TCCCAGCAGCCGCGAGCCGCCTCACGGCGGTGTACAACCGACACTTTGACACGCACCCGCTCCTAACACTGACCGCGACGAATGGGCTCCTGTCGTCCATCTCGGATTTGGTG GCACAAGGCCTCGGCATGGCG CTCGCAGAGAAGGACGACCGGCCGGCGTACGACCCCGCAAGGACGGCGCGCTTCGCAGTCTTTGGGCTCGGCATGGGCCCGGTCGTAG gCCAGTGGCTCCGCTTCCTCGAGTTCTCGGTGCCCATGCGCGCGGGCCACGCGGTGCAAGTGACGGTCAAGCGCGTCCTGCTCGACCAGTTTGTGTTCGCGCCCGTGGGA CTCACGCTCTTCGTGGGCAGCATGGGCATCATGGAGGGCAAGAGCCGCGCGCACATCAAGCAAAAGTTTGACGACGTCTACTGGA CCGCGCTCAAGGCAAACTGGAAGGTATGGCCTGCTATCCAGgcggccaacctcggcatCGTGCCGCTGCGGTACAGGCTGCCCTTCCAGCAGACGTGCGGTATCTTGTGGAACACGTATCTCAGCCTCCTCAATGCCAA GCAAACGCAGGGAAAGGACGTCGCGCATGTACCCGCTGTGGCGGGGTCGTAG